The sequence TTTAGAGTCCAACTCTTAATTAAAAGGCATTATGATGAAGCTGAAGAAGGTCGTATCTATCCCTCTTTGCTCGTTGTAGCAGCTAATCCAGAAAGAGCCAAAGATATTGCCGTAGAATATTTTAAAGCAGAAGGCTTTAGCGAAAAAGAAATTGACATTTTGGATGTGAAAGAGCTTGATATGGAGTCTGAGAGAGTTATTGGAGTTTACATAGGCTGAAGAAACTACAACAAATCTTCTTTTGTTCCATTGCTTTTTGGGTGCATTTTCTGGCCTAATAAACTCCTTAGCATTTATTTTCGAGTATTCCTCCCCAAACTAGGAGGTTAGATCTATGTTGAGCAAAGTTTATATCTTCTTAATTCCTATTTCTATTCATGTTTGGAGAGCATGAGCTGAAAACTAAGTTCATCAAAGTTGGTGATAAAAAAATTCACCTTCTCGAGGAGAGTGAGAATCTAGTAAGATACCGGCGGGACGATGTGGAGAGGATAATCAAAAATAACGGGGAAAAGCTTAGAGTCCTTCCAGCCCCGGCAACTGGCTACGGCGTAAGGCTTCTCATGGTAAAGTTCAAGGAGCCTCTTATAGTACCTCCCCACGATTCTCTAACAGGATTTATTGAGGCCCCGATAGAAATAGACGTTAAAGTCGGTGGGCTGAGCGTAGACCACTTCATAGTGGGCAGGGAGAAGTACGCCCTCTATGGCAGCCTGGAGGCGGGTGTAATCTGTCGCTATCACGTTAGTCCATTCTACGCGAAGGAGCCCGGCTCGATAGGAGTGGCGAAGCTCATTGTTTCAAACCCCTCCCCTGACTGGAAGTCCCTCGAGAGGGTCGTGATCCCGATAAGTGGAACTCCCATGTACTACGAGAGCACAAAAGCTTACTACCCTCTGCTGATTGTAACAATAAAAGACCACAGCCCCGAGGTCAACAACACCGGAAAGGCTCCCAGAGAGGGCCTAAACATGGTAGGAGAAGGGTTATCTCTTCCAAACTTCCTGATGAGGTGGTGA comes from Thermococcus aggregans and encodes:
- a CDS encoding DUF432 domain-containing protein, translating into MFGEHELKTKFIKVGDKKIHLLEESENLVRYRRDDVERIIKNNGEKLRVLPAPATGYGVRLLMVKFKEPLIVPPHDSLTGFIEAPIEIDVKVGGLSVDHFIVGREKYALYGSLEAGVICRYHVSPFYAKEPGSIGVAKLIVSNPSPDWKSLERVVIPISGTPMYYESTKAYYPLLIVTIKDHSPEVNNTGKAPREGLNMVGEGLSLPNFLMRW